AGGGACCACGGGTGAAGCCCGTGACCTTGGCGTCGACGCCGAACTGCGTGAGCACGCTCGTGATCGCGGCGATCATCTCGTCGTTGACGGCCGTGCGCGCCTTGGGCGGCGTGCCCGCACCGAGCACGGATGCCGCGGGCAGTCGGTAGGGACGCGCGGCCGGGGTCGCGGCCTTCGCGGCGGGCGCGGGGGTGGCATCCGCGAACTCGCCCGCGTCGCCGCGCTCACTGGCCGTGCCGAAGCCCGGGAGCGTGCCGGAGTCGTCGCGCAGCGAGGTGGCGACCGGGTCGACCTCACCCGTGAAGCGCTTGACGGCGTCTTCCGCGCGCACGAGCTCCTCGAGCAGGTCGACGTCGAAGTCGGCACCGCCCGGCTCGACGGGGTCGACGATCTCGGTCTCGAGCTCGCGGCCGAGCACCGGGGTGTCGAACGCCGGCTCGGGCTTGGGCTTGTTACGCCGCCACCAGGGCATGGACTCCGGGTTGTCGGGCTCGAGTCCGAGGTCGGAGAGCGTGCCGAACTCGGCCGTCTGGGTGTCGCCCTCATCCTTCCTGCCCTTGGCCGGCTTCGCCTCGGGCTCGGGCAGCTCGGCGCCGAAGAGGTAGGCGTAGAGCTCGCGCAGTCGGTGGCCGATGCGGTTCGGCGGCGTCTTCGTGAGGATGAAGAGCGAGAGCGCGAGCACGGCGAAGCCGATCGCGCCCGCGAGCCATGCGGCGCCGATCGTCACGAGCGGCCACGTGACGACCCACCCGACGATGCCGCCGCCCGCTGCGAGCGCGGGGGCGCCATCCGACGGCGCAGGCAGGGCGCCGAACACCTGGCAGAGGGCGGAGAGGCTCGAGATGAGCAGCACGAGGCCGACGCCGATGCGGCCGTTGTCGTGCACGCTCGACGGGTGGCGGAAGAGCCACACCGCGAGCACGAGCAGGATGACGGGGAGGGCGAAGGCGACGCGGCCGAGCAGCCCGCCGAAGCCGTAGTTGTCGAGAGCGCGGGCGACGTCGCTCGCGGGCGCGAACCACTCGACGATGGCCGTGACGATCGCGAGGAGGAAAAACAGGAAGGGGACGCCGTCGCGGCGCTCCTCCTTCGCGAGGTGCTCCTTGCCGAAGAGGCGTGCGGCGCCTCCCACGACGTGCGCCAGTCCCATCCAGGCGGCGCTCAGCAGACCCGGCTTCTCCTGGGCGACGGGCAGCTTCTTGGTGCCCTCCGGGCCCCGCGACGACGAGCGGGACGACGAGGAGCGCGATCCGCTGCTCGTGCGGGCGCGCGACGACGTCGACCGGGTGCTCGTGGCCATGCGCTCACGGTAGCCGCGGCATCCGACCGCACCCGGGAGCGACACCCGCGGATGACCCGTTGGTGTGCGCACCCGGGAGCCGGCGCGACCGCGCTCGTGCCGGCTCCCGGCACGCGCCGCGGATGATCGCGGCGCCGGATCTACAGCCGCAGGGCGTCGATCACCTTCACGCGCACGGCGACGAGGGCGGGGAGGAGTCCCGCAAGCGCGCCCACGGCGGTCGCGGCCACGAGGCCGACGATGGCCGCCTCCGCGGGGAACGCGGGCACATCCTGCAGGTAGGCGTCGAGCCACTCGGTCACCCACGGGTTCTTCACGAGCGCGACCGCGACGAGCACGCCGACCGCACCCGCGACGGCCGTCGCGACGACCGACTCCATCATGACCGAGAAGAACACGCGCCCCGCGGTCGCGCCGAAGCTGCGCCGGATGCCGATCTCGCGGATGCGATGGCGCACCGTCACGAGCGCGATGTTGACGAGGCCGAGGGCCCCGAGCAGGAGCACGAGCACCGCGACGCCCCCGACCGAGAGCTTGAGCACGAGCAGCGGGTCCTCGCTCGAATAGGCGAGGTAGTCGGAGCGGTACATGTCGGCGATCCAGCCCTCGCCGAGCGCACCGGCGACCGCCGACGAGATGCGCGCGCTGAGCTCGTCCGCCGTGTCCGTCGGGAGCCAGAACTCGAACTGCGTGTACATCTGGTCGGGCGGGGTGAGGGACAGCTCGGTGGCCATGAACGGGCCCGTGAGCATGAAGCTGCTGAGGTCGCCTCCCTCGGTGCCGGGCGGCGACTCGAAGACGCCCGTCACGACCGCGACGACGTTGCGTTCCGCGGTCACGATCTCGAGCGTTGGATGCGTGCGCAGGTCGGGCGCGCCGATCCGGTTCCAGAGGTCGCTCGAGACGATGATCGCGGGCGCGAGTCGGGCGGCGTCGCGCTCGGTGAACCATCCGCCCTCCATGAGCCGCGTGCGGTGGATCGCGGCGTACGGTTGGTCGACGACCTGCACCGACACGAAGTACACGCCGTCGGCCAGCTGCACCTGGACGCTGTCGCCCGACATCCGGGACCAGTAGCGGATGTCGTAGCGCTCGGCGAGGTCCTCGACGATGGGCGAGATCCGCGACGGCGGTGCGCTCTCCCCCGTCTCGGGCTGGTAGGCCTGCAGCTGGTAGGTCGCGGGGCGCCCGCCCCAGCGCTCCGACTGCTCGATCTGCACCTGCGTCGCGATCGCCCCACCCGCGACGACGACCGTGAGCGCCGCGACGGCCACGCCGACGCCGATGAGGCTCAGAAGCACGCGCGTGCGGTGCACGCGCAGCTCGCCCCAGGCCTCGACGATCGAGCCGATGAGGCCCGTCCACAGGTTCACCAGGCGACCTCCGGGGCGGGCTGTCCGACGGGCTGCTCCGGCGGGCCGGCCAGCACGGGCTGCCCGAGCTCCGTGAGGGTGCCCGCGTCGAGGCGGAAGTGCCGACGGGCCATCGCGGCGATGTTGGGGTCGTGCGTGATCGTGATGAGCGCAGCACCCGTCGCCTCGGCGACCTCGTCGAGAAGCGTCATCACGCGCGCACCCGTCTCGACGTCGAGGGCGCCCGTGGGCTCATCGGCGAGGATGAGGCGCGGGCCTCGCACGAGCGCCCGCGCGATCGCGACGCGCTGCTGCTCACCGCCGGAGAGCTGATCGGGTGTCGACTGCAGGCGCGCACCGAGCCCGACGCGCTCGAGCATCTCCGTCGCGAGGCGCTCCCGGCGCCAGAACTGTCGGCCCGGCGCGTAGAGCAGGGGCGTCATGACGTTCTCGAGCGCCGTGCGGCGCGGCAACAGGTTGAACTGCTGGAAGATGAACCCCACGTCGCGACCCCGCCTGCGGTCGCGGGCGCCCATCCGGAGCTTCTCGAGCGGCACGCCGTCGAACTCGAGGGAGCCCGAGGTCGGCGTGTCGATGAGCCCGAGGATGTTGAGCAGCGTCGACTTGCCGCTGCCCGAGCGGCCCACGATGCTCACGTGGTCGCCGACGGCGACCTCGAGGTCGACGCCGCGCAGGATGTCGAGGCGCGAGCCGTCGGGGAGGTCGACCGAGCGCGTGACCTGCTCCAGCCGGAGGAAGCTCACGCTCAGCCTCCCCATCCGATGCCCATGTCGGGGTCGGCGGGGGCGCCCGGGACGAACTGCAGGATCTCCTCGCCCTCCTCGAGGCCGCTCGTGACCTCGACCATCGAGCCGTCGGAGAGGCCGAGGGTCACTTCGCGCGCCTCCGGCTCGCCGCCGTCGAGGGCCGGCAGGTAGACGATGCCCGTGCCGCTTCCACCCTCGACCGCGGTCGTCGGGATGACGAGCACGTTCTCGGCGACGCCGCCGGCGATCGTGAGCTTCGCGGCGAGACCCGCGAAGACGCGCACGTCGGCGGGGACCGCGCACCGCACCGTCGCGACGGGGCTGCCACCCTCGTCGCCCGAGGGCGCCGCCGCGGCCGTGATCGTGAGGCCCGTGCACGTGAACGGCGCGGGGCCGCCCGTGATCGCCACGCTCGCCTCCGTCGGCTGCGTCGTGAGGCGGTACTGCTGCTCGGGCGGGAGACTCGCGGTGACGCTGAAGGTCGGCGGGGCGACCTGCGCGAGCGTCTCGCCGAGGCCCACCCCCTGACCCACCAGGAGTCCGAACGAGGTGAGCACGCCCGAGATGGGCGCCTTGAGGATCGACCAGCGGTTGCTGCCGTCCTCGTTCATGCCGCGGATCTGCGCGAGCTCGGCGCCCGCGTCGACCCACTGCCCGGCGGCCGCCGAGACCTTTCGCACCTCGCCGTTGATCGCCGCGCGCGCCGGAATCGCCGCATCCGCCCCGACCGTGCCGTCGATCGTCACGTCGTTGCGGATGGTGCCGAGGCCGACGACGACCGTCGGGTCGAAGATCATGCCCGTCGGCTGCTCGGGGGCGCTCTCGGCGGTCGTGTCGGCGAAGAACGCGAGCTTCACGAGCGCGGCGCCGATGACGGCGAAGATGACCATCCAGATGATGGGGAAAACCCAACGGCGCGCGATGCCCACGCGGCCCTCCTGTCGACGTGCGGAAGGCACGCCTGCGGCGCACCCGTATCGAGCCAATCAGCGACGGGCGGTGACCACATCCCAACGTTCTGCGGACATCGAGCGTCGCTCGGATCGACGCTAGGGCACGCGGCGGCTCACAGCCGTCATCCTCGGGGTGGATTCCGGGTCGAGTCAGGGTCTTCCCCCTCGATCAGGCGGGGCAGGGCCCGCCGCCGTCACCACCGCCGATGCCGTACACCGCGATGTCGTCGAGCTCCGCCCACATCCAGAGCACCTCGTCGACGATCACGGAGCCGTCCTCTCGGGTCCAATACGGATACCCGGGGTCCTCGGCGACCTCGAACACCAGCCGGTTGGCGCCCTCGTGCAGCGCATAGACCATGGAGATGTCTCCGTGCGGAATCGCCTCGAGCCGGTCACCGTACGCGTCCACGAGCTCCGCGCGCGTGCTGCCCGCGCCGATGCCCTCAGCCGTGCGGATCGCCTCGTCGAAGACCCGGATCGCGAGCACGCGGGTGTCGCCGAGGCCGTCCTCGGTGATGGGGAAGAACGCGTGGGTGCCCGCGAGCCCGGGAACGGGATACCACGCACCGGCCCACGGGTCGCCCACGGCGGGGGTCCCCTCCCAGCTGCACGCGTCCGCGACCCACTCCACGATCGCGAGCGACGGATCCACGTCCGCGATGGGCTCGCCCACACGCACGTGACCGAGACCTCCCGGCTCGAGCACGAGCTCTCCGAGGGCCGGGCGCGTCGGCGTGGGGGTCGGAGTCGGCGTCGGCGTCAGCGTCACGGAGACGGTGGGCGTCGGCGTCGGCTCGGCAGCGGGCCCGGGAGCGCAGGACACGAGCGCGAAGGCGACCGCAAGCGCCGCGGCTCCCCCGAGCACGCGGGTGGTGGTGTGCATGGAACGACCCTAGACGTGCGCGCCGCGCGGCAGGGTGCTCAGGGGGTCACGCTTCGATGACGACCGGGATGATCATCGGGCGGCGACGGTGCTGCGTGTTGACCCAGCGGCCCACCGTGCGGCGCACCGCTTGGCTGTAGCCATGCTGGTCGTTGACGCCGTTGCGCGCCGCCTCCGCGAGCGCCGCGACGATCTGCGGGCGCACGTCGTCGAAGACCGACTCATCCTCCGCGAAGCCGCGGGCCTGGATCTCGGGCCCGACGAGCACGCGTCCCGTCTGCCGGTCGATCGCGACGAAGATCGAGATGAAGCCCTCCTCGGCGAGGATGCGGCGGTCCTTGAGGTCGGCATCCGTGATCTCCCCGACGGTCGAGCCGTCGACATAGACGTAGCCGACGTCGAGCTGGCCCGTGACGCGCGCGACGCCGCCCGCGAGGTCGATGACGACGCCGTTCTCGCCGACCACGATGTTCTCTCGCGGCACGCCCGTCTCGACGGCGAGGTCGGCGGATGCCATGAGCATGCGGTACTCGCCGTGCACCGGGAACACGTTGCGCGGCTTCAGGATGTTGTAGCAGTAGAGCAGCTCGCCCGCGGCCGCGTGACCCGAGACGTGCACGCGCGCCGAGCCCTTGTGCACGACGTTCGCGCCCAGCTTCGTGAGGCCGTTGATGACGCGGTAGACGGCATTCTCGTTCCCGGGGATGAGGCTCGACGCGAGGATGACGGTGTCGCCCTGGCCGACCTCGATGCGGTGGTCGCCGTTCGCCATGCGCGCGAGCACGGCCATCGGCTCGCCCTGGGACCCCGTGCTCATGAACACGACGCGGTCGTCGGGCAGCTCGAGCGCCGTCTTGAGATCGACGAGCACGCCGTCGGGCACCTTGAGGTAGCCGAGCTCGGCCGCGATGCCCATGTTGCGCACCATCGAGCGCCCCACGAGGGCGACGACGCGCTCGTTGGCCGCCGCCGCATCCAGAACCTGCTGCACGCGGTGCACGTGGCTCGAGAAGCTCGCGACGATGACGCGCTTCTGCGCCTTCGCGATGACGCGCTCGAGCACGGGCCCGATCTCACGCTCGAGGGCCGTGAAGCCGGGGATGTCGGCGTTCGTCGAGTCGGGCAGGAAGAGGTCGACGCCCTCCTCGCCGAGCCGCGCGAAGGCGCGGAGGTCGGTGATGCGGCCGTCGAGCGGCAGCTGGTCCATCTTGAAGTCGCCCGTGTGGAGCACGAGGCCCGCGACCGTGCGCACGACGATCGCGAGCGCATCCGGGATCGAGTGGTTGACCGACACGTACTCGAGGTCGAACGGGCCGAGCGTCGTGCGCCCGCCCTCTTTCACGACGTTCGTGATGGGCTGGATGCGGTGCTCCTTGAGCTTCGCCTCGACGAGCGCGAGGGTCAGCTTCGAGCCGTACAGCGGGATGTCGCCGCGCAGCTTGAGCAGGTACGGGACGGCTCCGATGTGGTCCTCGTGGCCGTGCGTGAGCACGATCGCGAGCACGTCGTCGAGACGCTCCCGGATGGGGTCGAAGTCGGGCAGGATCAGGTCGACACCCGGGTGGTTCTCCTCGGGGAAGAGCACACCGGCGTCGATGATGAGCAGCTTGCCGTCGATCTCGTAGACGGTCATGTTGCGCCCGACCTCGCCCACTCCGCCGAGCGGGAGAACACGCAGGGTGCCGGGCGCGAGCTCCGGCGGGGACACGACGTCGATGGCCATGGAGGCCTCCTCGGGGTCTAGCGGGTGGTGCCGGCGACCTTCGGGAGCGCGCCGCCTGCGGCTGCGTTCCGGTCGGGGCGGAAGTTGCTGAAGTCGACGCCCTCGATCTCGCGGACGAGAGCGATCTCGTCCTCGATGAGGGCGGCCTCCGACTCCTCCGGCCCGACGAGCGGCAGGCGCACGCGCGGGCTCGAGATGCGGCCGAGGCCGTGGAGGATGTACTTCGTCGCGACGGTGCCGGGCACGTGCGTCATAGTCGCACGTACGAGCGGCTCGAGCGCGCGGTGCGCCTCGGTCGCCGTCTTGAGGTCGTTGGAGTTCACCGCGTCGATCATCGTGCGGTACGGCGCGGGCGCGATGTTGGCGGTGACGCCGATGAGGCCCGTGCCCCCGATCGCGAGGGTCGGCAGCGCGTTCGCGTCGTCGCCCGCGAAGTAGAGCAGGTCGGTCTGGTTCATGACGCGGCTGACCTCGCTCAGGTCGCCCTTGGCGTCCTTCACGGCGCGGATGTTCGGGTGCTTCGCGGCGCGCAGGATCGTCTCGTACTTGATCGGCACGCCCGTGCGGCCCGGGATGTCGTAGAGGATCACCGGCAGATCGGTCGCGTCCGCGACGAGGCGGAAGTGCGTGAGGATGCCAGCCTGCGTGGGCTTGTTGTAGTACGGGGTGACGACCATGATGCCGTCGGCGCCGACCTTCTCGCTCTTCTTGTAGAGCTCGATCGCGTGCGCGGTCTCGTTCGAGCCGCCGCCCGTGATGATCTTCGCGCGGCCACCCGCGACATCCTTGGCGACCTCGACGAGCTTGACCTTCTCGGGGTCGGTCAGCGTCGAGGTCTCGCCCGTCGTGCCCGTGACGACGATGCCGTCGGCACCGTGCGTCACGACGTGGTCGACGTGCTTCTCGACGTCTGCCCAATCCACCTCGCCGTCGGCCGTGAACGGGGTCACGAGCGCGACGAGCACCTGTCCGAAGGGGTTCTCTGGCGTCGACACGGTCTACAGGCTATCGGTTCTGCTTGCCGCACCTTGCTCGCTGCTTGCTGTTGTGCAGGACATCGCGATTGTGCAGGACTTCCCGGCCCAGGCCGCGCTGCCGGCCCCAGGAAAGCGGGGTTTCTGGCGGTTCTCCTGCACAACCGCGGGAAGTTCCTGCATAACGGGGCGAGTTCGCGGCAGGTGGTGGGTTCTCGACGGGCGTCAGGCGGCGCGGTGGTCGCCGCGCTCGATCGCGGCCCGGATGGCGCGGAGCACGGCCGGCCTGTCGAAGACGATCTGCGAGTACATGAAGCGCAACGTGCGGTAGCCGGCCGCGCTGGCCGCCGCATCCCTCTGCCGGTCGCGGGTGGGGTCGGAGTGATGCGCCTTGCTGTCTGCCTCGACGATCAAGCGATCACCGATCAGGAAGTCGACGAATCCCACATCCGGCACCCGCACCTGTTGACGGAAGGGGATGCCCACGCGAGTGAGCAGGAGGGCGAGCAGCGACTCCGACCCCGTGTCGGAGAGGTCCCCCGCCAGGAGCAGAACCTCTCGCGAGGCGCGGGGCGTCCGCGCCGCGAGGTCGCGGGCCTCCTGCCGATTCATCCGTCCCTTCCGCATTGCTGACTCGAGCACCGCGAATGCAGGGTCCGGCCCGAGACAGCTCGCGATGCACGCCACGGCGTCGGCGACAGAGGTGACGAGATCGTAGGGCGCACGGTGATCCGCGCTCCAATGAAGTACGACGTCGGAGGCCGTCGATGCGAGACGCTTGTGATGGTCGGCGGCGCTCCGGAGGCGCGAGCCGTTGGCCGGCACCGCGACGTGGAGTCGCTGGTCGTCGGGCACCCACAAGCCATGGTGTGCGGCGGCGGTCACGCACGCCAGCACCCCGCCCACTCGGGACGCACGGATCACGCTCTCCGGCAGGTCGAACAGCGCGTACCAGCCCTTCCGGAAACGCAGGATGGCGTGGTCCTCCGTTGCGATTCGGATGGCGTTGGCGCTCACCCCGGCGGCCATGAGGTCGCGCGCCGGGGCGATGCCTCCCAGTCGAGCCAGGGCGGCGACCGTGGGAAGGTGATCTGCTCGTCGGCGCATGACCGCATCGTGGCGCGTGCGGATCGGGCTGGGGTTGGGCAGCGGGAGGGCGCGGTCCTAGGGTGAGGGCAGCATCCGAAAGGCGGCAGCCATGGATACCACCCCCCGCCTGCTGCAGGCAGGCCCGTTCCGGTTCGGCTTCATCGCGGCGTCGGGGGTGCTCCTCGCTCTCGCGCTCGGCTTCGCGATCGCGTCGCTCGCCCAGGCCCTCACGCTCATCTTCCTCGCGCTCTTCATCTCGCTCGGGCTCAAGCCGCTCGTCTGGCGGCTCGAGCAGTTCGGGTTGTCGAAGGTCGTCGCCCTGCTCATCGTGCTCGCGGGGTTTCTCGTGCTCGTGGCGCTGCTCGTGTGGCTCGTCGTGCCCGTCGTCGTCGACGAGCTCGGCAAGCTCATCAACTACCTCCCCGAGGGTCTCGACCAGATCGAGGAGCAGGAGTGGTTCGAGTCGCTCAACGCGAGCTTCGGCGGCGTGCTCACCGGGTTCGTGGAGCTGCTGCAGGAGACCGTGGCCGACCCCGCCTTCTGGCTGACGGTCGGCGGCGGCGCGCTGCGCATCGGGCTCGGCGTCGTCAACGGCGTGTTCTCGGTCATCTTCGTCGTCGCGCTGACCCTCTACTTCGTGATCGGCCACGACCAGATGAAGGAGGCGCTCGTGCGGCTCGTGCCCGCGAGCAGGCGCATCGGCTTCCGCGAGCTCGCCGAGCAGATCATCACCTCGGTGGGCCGCTACCTCAACGGCATGGTGATCCTCGCGATCATGAACGCCCTCTTCACGTTCATCGTGCTGACGGCCGCGGGCGTGCGCTACGCGGGGCTGCTCGCCGCCCTGGCACTGCCGATCACGTTCATCCCGCTCGTCGGCTCGGTGATCTCCACGATCGTCTGCACGACGGTCGCGTTCTTCACCTCGCCGACCGTGGGTCTCATCACGCTCATCGCGCTGCTCGTCTACATGCAGGTAGAGGCGTACGTGCTGACCCCGCGCATCGTCGGCAAGGCCATCCAGATCCCCGGCTCGCTCGTGCTCATCGGGGCGCTCATCGGAGGTACCCTGCTGGGCCTCCTGGGCGCGCTCGTCGCGTGCCCCGTATCCGCGTCGCTCGTGCTGATCGTCAAGAAGGTGATCATGCCGATCCAGGACGCGAAGTAGGACGGATGCGGGAGGGCGCTACGGCGCGACGCGGCCGTTCGCCTGGAAGGCGGCGTGGGTGAGCGGCATGAGCTCGGCCCAGAAGGACTCCATCTGCTCCGCGACCATCTCGATCTCGCGCTGCGGGAACGACGGGAAGTGCGAGTCGGGGTGCTTCGTGCGCAGGGAGAGGAAGTTCATGAGCGAGCGCGCGTTCATCGTCACGTACATCGAGGAGTAGGTCGACACGGGCAGCACGCCGCGGGCGACCTCGCGCGCGATTCCCGCCGCGAGCATCCGCTGGTAGGCCTCGTACGCGAACGTGGCCGCGGCCTTCGACTCGGAGACGGCGAGCTCGGTCTGCTCGGGCGCACCCTCGACGAACTCGTAGGCACCCGGCTTGCCGACCTGAACCAGGCGGCGCTCGGGGCCCGGCACGTAGAAGACGGGACGCAGCTCGCGGTAGCGGCCCGACTCCTCGTTGTAGGAGGCGATGCGGTGCCGCATGAACTCGCGGAACACGAAGATGGGCGCCTGCACGTAGAACGTCATCGAGTTGTGCTCGAAGGGCGAGCCGTGGCGGTCGCGCATGAGGTAGTTGATGAGACCGCGGTCGCGGTCGGTGGCCTCCGTGCCGGCGGCGGCAGCGTCGAGGGTCTTCTCGCCCTGCGTCGACACGCGCGCCGCGAACAGCACGTCGGAGTCGTGGGCGCTCGCCCGCACGAGCTCGACCGTCATGTCGGAACGGAACTGGATGGGGGTCGCGTCGCTCGAGGTCTCCGGCACGGCCCTCACGATATCCGGGCCCGCCGACGCAGCGACAGCGCCGCGCCGGACCCCTCCGCCGCACACCGCGTGTCGCGGCGTGTCACGGAAGGTCACACTGCCGCCGAGGCTCCCTCGGCCTGGCTACCGTGGCGCCATGGACCCGCTGCTCGCCCTCGCGATCGTCGGCGCGCTCGTCGCGGCGACGACGGCGGCAGGCCTCGCGTGGCGCGCCGCGCAGGGACGCGTGCGCCGCGTGGGCACGACGGATGCCGTGGCCGTCGAGGGCGTGGAGCTCGCCCCCGGCGCGACCCTCCTGCAGTTCTCGAGCGAGTACTGCGCCCCGTGCCGCGCGACGGCCCGCGTGCTCGCAGACATCGTTGACGGCGCGCCCGACCTGGCACACGTCGAGGTCGACGTGGCCGAGCGCCCCGACCTCGCGGCGCGCTTCGACGTGCTGCAGACGCCGACGACGCTCGTGCTCGACTCGGCGGGTCGCCCGCGCGCCCGCATCGCCGGCGCCGTGCGCGCCGAGCAGCTCCGCGCCGAGCTCGACCGCCTGGCCGCCTCGCGCACGACCGTGCCCGCCTGACCCCAAGGAGCCCCGTGAGCTCGACCACCGCATCCGCCCGCCCCGCCGCGATCGACCCGCGCGGCGCCCGCTTCACGGCGAGCATCACCGCCGTGCTTCTGCTCGTCGCCGTCGGCCTCGGGCTCATCGGCGGCGTCGCGGCGACGATCGCCGAGCGCGCGACACAGCCCGCGTTCGTGCTGCTCGTCGTGCTCGCGGCGATCTTCGTGTGGAGCGCGGTCGCGGGCGTCGCGCGCAACCCGTGGGCGGTCGTCTTCCGGCGGCTCATCCGCCCGCGGCTCGCCGCGCCCGCC
The Protaetiibacter sp. SSC-01 genome window above contains:
- a CDS encoding ABC transporter permease, with translation MNLWTGLIGSIVEAWGELRVHRTRVLLSLIGVGVAVAALTVVVAGGAIATQVQIEQSERWGGRPATYQLQAYQPETGESAPPSRISPIVEDLAERYDIRYWSRMSGDSVQVQLADGVYFVSVQVVDQPYAAIHRTRLMEGGWFTERDAARLAPAIIVSSDLWNRIGAPDLRTHPTLEIVTAERNVVAVVTGVFESPPGTEGGDLSSFMLTGPFMATELSLTPPDQMYTQFEFWLPTDTADELSARISSAVAGALGEGWIADMYRSDYLAYSSEDPLLVLKLSVGGVAVLVLLLGALGLVNIALVTVRHRIREIGIRRSFGATAGRVFFSVMMESVVATAVAGAVGVLVAVALVKNPWVTEWLDAYLQDVPAFPAEAAIVGLVAATAVGALAGLLPALVAVRVKVIDALRL
- a CDS encoding ribonuclease J, with the protein product MAIDVVSPPELAPGTLRVLPLGGVGEVGRNMTVYEIDGKLLIIDAGVLFPEENHPGVDLILPDFDPIRERLDDVLAIVLTHGHEDHIGAVPYLLKLRGDIPLYGSKLTLALVEAKLKEHRIQPITNVVKEGGRTTLGPFDLEYVSVNHSIPDALAIVVRTVAGLVLHTGDFKMDQLPLDGRITDLRAFARLGEEGVDLFLPDSTNADIPGFTALEREIGPVLERVIAKAQKRVIVASFSSHVHRVQQVLDAAAANERVVALVGRSMVRNMGIAAELGYLKVPDGVLVDLKTALELPDDRVVFMSTGSQGEPMAVLARMANGDHRIEVGQGDTVILASSLIPGNENAVYRVINGLTKLGANVVHKGSARVHVSGHAAAGELLYCYNILKPRNVFPVHGEYRMLMASADLAVETGVPRENIVVGENGVVIDLAGGVARVTGQLDVGYVYVDGSTVGEITDADLKDRRILAEEGFISIFVAIDRQTGRVLVGPEIQARGFAEDESVFDDVRPQIVAALAEAARNGVNDQHGYSQAVRRTVGRWVNTQHRRRPMIIPVVIEA
- a CDS encoding ABC transporter ATP-binding protein, with the translated sequence MSFLRLEQVTRSVDLPDGSRLDILRGVDLEVAVGDHVSIVGRSGSGKSTLLNILGLIDTPTSGSLEFDGVPLEKLRMGARDRRRGRDVGFIFQQFNLLPRRTALENVMTPLLYAPGRQFWRRERLATEMLERVGLGARLQSTPDQLSGGEQQRVAIARALVRGPRLILADEPTGALDVETGARVMTLLDEVAEATGAALITITHDPNIAAMARRHFRLDAGTLTELGQPVLAGPPEQPVGQPAPEVAW
- a CDS encoding thioredoxin family protein — translated: MDPLLALAIVGALVAATTAAGLAWRAAQGRVRRVGTTDAVAVEGVELAPGATLLQFSSEYCAPCRATARVLADIVDGAPDLAHVEVDVAERPDLAARFDVLQTPTTLVLDSAGRPRARIAGAVRAEQLRAELDRLAASRTTVPA
- a CDS encoding DUF559 domain-containing protein, translating into MRRRADHLPTVAALARLGGIAPARDLMAAGVSANAIRIATEDHAILRFRKGWYALFDLPESVIRASRVGGVLACVTAAAHHGLWVPDDQRLHVAVPANGSRLRSAADHHKRLASTASDVVLHWSADHRAPYDLVTSVADAVACIASCLGPDPAFAVLESAMRKGRMNRQEARDLAARTPRASREVLLLAGDLSDTGSESLLALLLTRVGIPFRQQVRVPDVGFVDFLIGDRLIVEADSKAHHSDPTRDRQRDAAASAAGYRTLRFMYSQIVFDRPAVLRAIRAAIERGDHRAA
- the dapA gene encoding 4-hydroxy-tetrahydrodipicolinate synthase, whose product is MSTPENPFGQVLVALVTPFTADGEVDWADVEKHVDHVVTHGADGIVVTGTTGETSTLTDPEKVKLVEVAKDVAGGRAKIITGGGSNETAHAIELYKKSEKVGADGIMVVTPYYNKPTQAGILTHFRLVADATDLPVILYDIPGRTGVPIKYETILRAAKHPNIRAVKDAKGDLSEVSRVMNQTDLLYFAGDDANALPTLAIGGTGLIGVTANIAPAPYRTMIDAVNSNDLKTATEAHRALEPLVRATMTHVPGTVATKYILHGLGRISSPRVRLPLVGPEESEAALIEDEIALVREIEGVDFSNFRPDRNAAAGGALPKVAGTTR
- the thyX gene encoding FAD-dependent thymidylate synthase; amino-acid sequence: MTVELVRASAHDSDVLFAARVSTQGEKTLDAAAAGTEATDRDRGLINYLMRDRHGSPFEHNSMTFYVQAPIFVFREFMRHRIASYNEESGRYRELRPVFYVPGPERRLVQVGKPGAYEFVEGAPEQTELAVSESKAAATFAYEAYQRMLAAGIAREVARGVLPVSTYSSMYVTMNARSLMNFLSLRTKHPDSHFPSFPQREIEMVAEQMESFWAELMPLTHAAFQANGRVAP
- a CDS encoding AI-2E family transporter encodes the protein MDTTPRLLQAGPFRFGFIAASGVLLALALGFAIASLAQALTLIFLALFISLGLKPLVWRLEQFGLSKVVALLIVLAGFLVLVALLVWLVVPVVVDELGKLINYLPEGLDQIEEQEWFESLNASFGGVLTGFVELLQETVADPAFWLTVGGGALRIGLGVVNGVFSVIFVVALTLYFVIGHDQMKEALVRLVPASRRIGFRELAEQIITSVGRYLNGMVILAIMNALFTFIVLTAAGVRYAGLLAALALPITFIPLVGSVISTIVCTTVAFFTSPTVGLITLIALLVYMQVEAYVLTPRIVGKAIQIPGSLVLIGALIGGTLLGLLGALVACPVSASLVLIVKKVIMPIQDAK
- a CDS encoding DUF4395 domain-containing protein, which translates into the protein MSSTTASARPAAIDPRGARFTASITAVLLLVAVGLGLIGGVAATIAERATQPAFVLLVVLAAIFVWSAVAGVARNPWAVVFRRLIRPRLAAPAELEDAAPPTFAQGVGALVTVAGVVLHLAGVPYGLVGAAAAAFVAAFLNAAFEYCLGCQLYLLLVRAGVIRKRAATA
- a CDS encoding efflux RND transporter periplasmic adaptor subunit, which gives rise to MGIARRWVFPIIWMVIFAVIGAALVKLAFFADTTAESAPEQPTGMIFDPTVVVGLGTIRNDVTIDGTVGADAAIPARAAINGEVRKVSAAAGQWVDAGAELAQIRGMNEDGSNRWSILKAPISGVLTSFGLLVGQGVGLGETLAQVAPPTFSVTASLPPEQQYRLTTQPTEASVAITGGPAPFTCTGLTITAAAAPSGDEGGSPVATVRCAVPADVRVFAGLAAKLTIAGGVAENVLVIPTTAVEGGSGTGIVYLPALDGGEPEAREVTLGLSDGSMVEVTSGLEEGEEILQFVPGAPADPDMGIGWGG